The Magnolia sinica isolate HGM2019 chromosome 9, MsV1, whole genome shotgun sequence genome contains a region encoding:
- the LOC131254708 gene encoding pentatricopeptide repeat-containing protein At1g80550, mitochondrial-like, with product MPFFPPLFSNRFRSSPSLVSPRLTFLNFHNYPSTTPEFRAKTLESNPSIKTPDSVDFDPSTVAETISSYANDWKRALDFFNWVEKDHRFEHTVDTYNRTIDVLGKFFEFDLAWGLIGRMQERQPISPDHTTFRIMFKRYASAHLIKEAVDTYDRTADYGLKDKTSFFNLIDALCEYRHVIEADELCKKMGSEFSAEHTKMCNIILRGWFKMGWWSKCREFWEEMDRMGIARDLHSYSIYMDIQCKSGKPWRVDRFYKEMKKKGIPLDVVVYNTVINAVGLSDGADESIRVFREMMEFGCQPNVVTYNTVIKILCREGRIRQAYVFLEQMHNKGVPPNVITYHCFFRCLDRPKEIMKLFERMVKDGCRPRMETYVMLIKKFGRWGFLRPVFIVWDRMKEHGCSPDGFAYNALIDALVQKGMVEMARKYDEEMLAKGLSAKPRRELGTKVLSDESDDECR from the coding sequence ATGCCCTTCTTCCCGCCTTTATTTTCCAACCGCTTCCGATCCTCTCCATCTCTCGTCTCTCCTCGCCTAACCTTTCTCAATTTCCACAACTACCCTTCAACAACACCTGAATTTCGCGCCAAAACCCtcgaatccaatccgtccatcaaaaCGCCTGATTCCGTCGACTTCGACCCCTCAACCGTCGCAGAAACCATCTCCAGCTATGCCAACGACTGGAAACGTGCCCTCGATTTCTTCAACTGGGTTGAGAAGGACCATCGGTTCGAGCACACTGTCGACACCTACAACCGCACGATTGATGTCCTCGGGAAGTTCTTCGAGTTCGATCTTGCGTGGGGCCTGATCGGGCGGATGCAAGAACGCCAGCCCATTTCGCCTGACCACACGACGTTCCGGATCATGTTCAAACGGTATGCTTCCGCACATCTCATTAAAGAAGCTGTTGATACTTACGATAGAACTGCTGACTACGGTTTGAAAGATAAGACCTCGTTTTTCAACCTCATCGACGCTCTTTGCGAGTACAGACATGTCATCGAAGCGGATGAATTGTGTAAGAAAATGGGTTCGGAGTTTTCAGCGGAACATACAAAGATGTGCAATATAATTCTCCGCGGGTGGTTCAAGATGGGTTGGTGGAGTAAATGTCGGGAGTTTTGGGAAGAAATGGATAGAATGGGAATTGCCCGCGATCTACATTCATACTCTATATACATGGATATCCAGTGTAAATCGGGGAAACCATGGAGAGTCGATAGATTTTAcaaagagatgaagaagaagggCATTCCGCTGGATGTTGTGGTGTATAATACAGTCATTAATGCCGTCGGTCTATCGGATGGTGCCGATGAGTCGATTCGGGTATTTCGGGAGATGATGGAATTTGGGTGTCAGCCGAATGTGGTTACTTACAATACAGTGATAAAGATTTTGTGTCGGGAGGGGAGGATTAGGCAGGCATATGTATTTCTTGAGCAAATGCATAATAAGGGTGTCCCACCCAATGTGATCACATATCATTGTTTCTTTAGGTGTCTTGATCGGCCAAAGGAAATCATGAAGCTGTTTGAGAGGATGGTCAAGGACGGGTGCCGTCCGAGGATGGAAACGTACGTGATGCTAATCAAGAAGTTTGGGCGTTGGGGATTTCTTCGGCCGGTTTTTATTGTGTGGGATAGGATGAAGGAGCACGGGTGTAGTCCGGATGGGTTTGCTTATAATGCTCTGATCGATGCCCTGGTGCAGAAAGGCATGGTTGAGATGGCGAGGAAGTATGACGAGGAGATGTTAGCGAAAGGGCTTTCGGCTAAGCCGCGGAGGGAGTTGGGGACGAAGGTACTGAGCGACGAATCTGATGATGAGTGTAGATGA